The genomic stretch tatcgtatcgaagatacactaagatacgctaaagatacacacataaatggatagtaaacatttttttaaacacttttgcataaagaatttgttaaaaaaagctattgataacatgtattatgcataaacactaaattgNNNNNNNNNNNNNNNNNNNNNNNNNNNNNNNNNNNNNNNNNNNNNNGTCTGttttgtgtttttattttttatgaacttggtaaaaaagaaaactgccaccacctcctccactgCCACCGCCACCAAAGAAGATAAGATATACTTCTGTTAATATGCATTCCATAcgtgtttctgttctttttttagTGGCAGAaatactctctttttttttcagttttaccATACAACACCTTGTGCAGAAGTATTCCAAATGAACTGAAACACAAAAAAGCATTTTTTACTCAGAAATACTACTTTGGAATAGAAACACTGCCATACAGACCCTTTAGTGGCTAATCCTTCAAGAAAATACCCTCACCTAAGATAGTTCCTTGCTACAGAGCACTCAGACATTATTACCAAGTACTTCAGTATTTGATAGACTTTACAGCttaacaaaaggaaaataagtgCCATAAATCTATTACTCCAACCCCACCACCTCCCCCNNNNNNNNNNNNNNNNNNNNNNNNNNNNNNNNNNNNNNNNNNNNNNNNNNNNNNNNNNNNNNNNNNNNNNNNNNNNNNNNNNNNNNNNNNNNNNNNNNNNNNNNNNNNNNNNNNNNNNNNNNNNNNNNNNNNNNNNNNNNNNNNNNNNNNNNNNNNNNNNNNNNNNNNNNNNNNNNNNNNNNNNNNNNNNNNNNNNNNNNNNNNNNNNNNNNNNNNNNNNNNNNNNNNNNNNNNNNNNNNNNNNNNNNNNNNNNNNNNNNNNNNNNNNNNNNNNNNNNNNNNNNNNNNNNNNNNNNNNNNNNNNNNNNNNNNNNNNNNNNNNNNNNNNNNNNNNNNNNNNNNNNNNNNNNNNNNNNNNNNNNNNNNNNNNNNNNNNNNNNNNNNNNNNNNNNNNNNNNNNNNNNNNNNNNNNNNNNNNNNNNNNNNNNNNNNNNNNNNNNNNNNNNNNNNNNNNNNNNNNNNNNNNNNNNNNNNNNNNNNNNNNNNNNNNNNNNNNNNNNNNNNNNNNNNNNNNNNNNNNNNNNNNNNNNNNNNNNNNNNNNNNNNNNNNNNNNNNNNNNNNNNNNNNNNNNNNNNNNNNNNNNNNNNNNNNNNNNNNNNNNNNNNNNNNNNNNNNNNNNNNNNNNNNNNNNNNNNNNNNNNNNNNNNNNNNNNNNNNNNNNNNNNNNNNNNNNNNNNNNNNNNNNNNNNNNNNNNNNNNNNNNNNNNNNNNNNNNNNNNNNNNNNNNNNNNNNNNNNNNNNNNNNNNNNNNNNNNNNNNNNNNNNNNNNNNNNNNNNNNNNNNNNNNNNNNNNNNNNNNNNNNNNNNNNNNNNNNNNNNNNNNNNNNNNNNNNNNNNNNNNNNNNNNNNNNNNNNNNNNNNNNNNNNNNNNNNNNNNNNNNNNNNNNNNNNNNNNNNNNNNNNNNNNNNNNNNNNNNNNNNNNNNNNNNNNNNNNNNNNNNNNNNNNNNNNNNNNNNNNNNNNNNNNNNNNNNNNNNNNNNNNNNNNNNNNNNNNNNNNNNNNNNNNNNNNNNNNNNNNNNNNNNNNNNNNNNNNNNNNNNNNNNNNCTTTCCATAGAATTCTGTGTTTGGGAATAAGCTTATTGATGGGTGCATTCTATACTGGATATTGAGAAGGTGCTTCTTGTGTCCCATTGATACCAACCTTTCAAACAGACTTCTTCCAAATTCAGCCTCCTTTGAAATCTAACAAATGGGAAGGTCCCAAATAAGAGGGAACTACAGATAATCAGAAAACATAATTTAgtgaagagaaagggggaaagtCCTACCTTGCTTTGAACCATTGCTGGCAGTTGCCGTTCGTCACCTATGAGAATGGCATGCCGGACACCAGGGAGTTGGAGGGGAATGGCTGATTCACATTCTTTAAGCTGTGCTGCTTCATCAATAACCAAAATGTCCAGTGGTTTCATCCCATCTGTGTGCAACTTAGCTGAGCTTGAGGCAGTGCAGAAAATCAGGTAAGCATGTTGCAAACAGAACTTGCTGATTGAATATTTATCCATAAACTTGGGAACAGAAAATTCTTTTTGAAGGGATTTGAGAATCTGAAGGCACTGATTTCTGCTACTATCTAGCTTGATTGTATTGGAGCCACCAACTTTGGTCTTTAAATCTTCAGAATCAACAAAGACACGCTTCAGGTCTTTATCAGTCAGAGTTCCAAGACATTCAAGCAAATGGAGAGCTTTAATCATGTCATTTACTATTCTCACTGAAATGTAGGATGTAGGTAGGTGTTTACACAAGGTATGAATGGAGAATTTGAGGTCCATCTGAATGTTGATGAATTTTTTCTTGATAAACTCCTCAATTGCCaaaacctcttttttttcatcCTCCTGCCCTTCAATTTTCTTGGTTTCAGAAGGGTACTCTGGTTCCAGGAAATTCAATTGCTTACTGTCATGAGCAAGAATCTTCTCTTGccatatttttttgcttttgccTTCTTTTAAGTTCCTAAcatttattttctcatcatCCTGCCCTTCAGTTTTCATGGTTTCAGAAGAATACTCTGGTTCCAGGCAATTCAATTGTTTACTGTTGTCAGCAAGAGTCTTCTCTTGCCATATTTTTTTGCATTTGCCTTCTTTTGAGTTcctaacaatttttttccccctcaacTTCTTAGAAATATCCTCCCCtatctctttattatttttgtctctttttttctcattttgcaAAACAGCCTGCTTTTCCATCTTTTTCTCCTCCAAATACAAAAGATACACAGCACCAGCATCTTCAAGCAAGGATATCATGGAATTTAGTTGGTGGTTCCATCCTGAGTGTGGGGCAAAGCATTTTGCAAGCTCACGAGCACGATAACCCATAAAAACATCATGAAGATCTTGGTGATCCTTAATCTTCATTCGCTTTGCATTACCATTTAACACTATATCTCCCAAGCCATATTTGTGATGCTGAAGTGACTCCCTGACCAACTTCAGGAGGCGTGATGTGACTTCCAGTAAAGCAATATTAGTCGGCGTGCATGTGAGAGTTCTGCATTTCATTTTTAAAAGTACCCAGAGCAAAGTGCCAACTGTCTTTGTCTTCCCAGTACCTGGAGGGCCCCAAATAAGCTTCACTGAACTCTTATGATTGCAACTCTGTGTAGCAATGGATCTTACCACTGCATCGGTCTGTGATTCATTGAGGTTGAAGGTTTGAAGATCTGAGAGAAGAGAATTTCCACTGATTCTGTCATCTTGTGACAGTAAGCAGATATCACAATCAACCCCGACCTATCATTAAAAAAGATGTAAACAAAATTAACTGTGAAtcatagctttttatttcaggCTTGATACCCCCTACTTGAACCTATATGTGATACCAAAATAAGTGCAAAACATGGGACTTGCCCTCAAAATCTCTTGAATAATGTGGATTTCTACTTTCAAGAAATTCGTGTTTTACCCCcattcatggttttaagtatctccgataccgatacgatacccttcgatacgtatcttaaatttagccgaccgatacgatatacatcgatacgatacatgaaatttttaaaatcctttcgtatcgatatatatcctacaatacataccgatatgcatcaataaaccaccaatacacatcgatacgatacgatatgcctcgatacgactatgaaaattataaaattgaggtaaaatatacatttcggtatgtattggtacgtatcggtgagtatcgatatgtatcgatcagtacgtatcagtatatattggcacgtatcggtgagtatcgatatatatatcggtacgtattggtgagtatcgatacgtatcggtgagtatcgatacgtatcggtgagaatcggtcatataatggccaagatgggtaatttttcagaaaacacgattttttgaagggtttttggtccaaagttgctttcagccatatttctctctaactaaagtggaaatcaaggttgggaacaaggattttacatttatgggacaactacaaaccttgaattcttagtacgataccctcaatttagtgtttttgcataatacatgttatcaatagttttttttaacaaattctttatgcaaattGTTTAtaccctatccatttatgtgtgtatctttagcgtatcttagtgtatctccgatacgatacgatactctccgatacgtatcttaattttggccaaccgatacgacgacctataccgatactttaatccttgcccccATTTGATTTTAATATGCATGATGCTAACTCCATATTGTCCCTTCTAGTATTGATGGAGAATGTATATAAATCTTCAACTTGCATGAATTAGCAATCTAATACTACTAAATTCTGACTATTACTcgccagggaaaaaaaaattaactatgGAAATAATGGTTAAAGTTTGTTTCAGTTCCAACTATTAGTACAGTTTCAGTTTGAGATTTTAATACGAAcatatcctttttttctttttgtaaccTTTTTcccatatcctttttttttttttttttgtaacctttttccttcttttgggttagaAATTGAGAGTGGGAAGGCATATTGTGGACACTGGTTTTCCCTTATTTAGTTTTCACATGGTATCTTAGCACCTTCTTTAGAGGAAAGAAGACTCTAGTGCAATTCTTGGGAAAGGTAAGAGGTCGTGGGGCAAGGTTTTAGAAATTTGACTCAGGCTTCTTTTCAGGTTGCCCTATCATGAAgctaatgtggtagctgatgcattATTGATTTTTGGTTGCGATCACAGGAGTAATCAGGTTTTCAATACTTATGTTGATATGTCAATTATGGCTCAGGATGCTGTTTGCTTATAAAGTTGATCTATGATCTTTTGGTCTTAAATAGGttgtttttctttgtaatagggcTGGCTTGTTTTGCTTTGAGTGTGAATGTCATCTTAATTCTTTGAGTTTTGGGTAAGGGTGGATGTCTTGTGCATCCTCATTATTTTTTGCTCCTAATAAAATAGGCAAAGGTTTCCTCAACAGTCAGTTGAGAAAGTATCAACCACCCAAAATCTGTCATGTGGCATATTGGATGAGGACCAGATTTTGTGGCAGGATAGTGCGCAATGACCCCAGCCTTGTCAACTTTCAGCCCAAATGGATATTGCCAAGTGGAAAATAAAGTGTTGAAAAACTAGGGACTACTAAAGGTAGCATGGACAAACATGAATGGCTGATAAATATaaggatgcatgccaatacatggaGTTTGAGGGCTGATTTAAACATTGACATGTCTATCCAATAGTCTGAACATACTTTCCTCACCCCACTAATCCCGACTTTTCCCCCCTCTATATAAATGCCAAGGTTGTGATGTATGGTCCTAAGAAATAGCTAGGATTTTGGCAAAACTGGAGTTTAGCATTGAACAAAGTAGGAACTAGGTGTGGATAAGGTTTCCAATTGGGAATGGGAGAAATTTTGATACAAAAAGAGGTTTCCTTATGAAGAAAATAATTATCTCTAGAAGAGACTAAAATATGAGAActagatttggatttgaatttatGTTTAGGACTTTAAAGGACAGTAGAGAGGATCAATACAAAGGGCTGGCAAGGTTATATATCGCAGATTTGAAGTTTAAATGACAAGGGTCATTTTCTTCTGGGCTGCAATGAGAGTTGGGTGGTTTATAGGATGTTGTTAGGTTCTGTAGGTTAGGTTACAAATAGGTGAGAAGCCGTCTGATGTCAAAAACAGCACACTAGATGGCAGAAAGGTTGCAGAAATATGAACTTGAAGTAGAGAAAGAAGGGGGAAGGAAAAAGCAATCAAATGTAAGATTTAAAGCATTCACACTTTAGGAAACAGTCTCACTTCATAGCACATAAAGCTCCTGGAATTTCTTTTGAATCAAAGCAATAAATagacttcttttctttgttctctgGCATAGGAATTATGAGTTCCACTTTATCTAAAATAGTGAAGTTT from Macadamia integrifolia cultivar HAES 741 chromosome 14, SCU_Mint_v3, whole genome shotgun sequence encodes the following:
- the LOC122060794 gene encoding probable helicase senataxin codes for the protein MNSELVDLVFSWSLRDVLNKKLFEAKVKKIPKTFLSAKDYLESFIPPLIEETHAELCSSMMDLSRATPKCQIVHLEKHKDYKLPRNLFYKIEVLKENDRKHDKDFYEPQLGDLIALSDVRPVCIDDLNRPRRSYLLAFVTARKIVDEEDEDEESCFITVRSSKPIVFEEEELQKKREPLFAIFLINMVTNIRIWKALHPEMKGGNTSVINEVLSTDSTVGVDCDICLLSQDDRISGNSLLSDLQTFNLNESQTDAVVRSIATQSCNHKSSVKLIWGPPGTGKTKTVGTLLWVLLKMKCRTLTCTPTNIALLEVTSRLLKLVRESLQHHKYGLGDIVLNGNAKRMKIKDHQDLHDVFMGYRARELAKCFAPHSGWNHQLNSMISLLEDAGAVYLLYLEEKKMEKQAVLQNEKKRDKNNKEIGEDISKKLRGKKIVRNSKEGKCKKIWQEKTLADNSKQLNCLEPEYSSETMKTEGQDDEKINVRNLKEGKSKKIWQEKILAHDSKQLNFLEPEYPSETKKIEGQEDEKKEVLAIEEFIKKKFINIQMDLKFSIHTLCKHLPTSYISVRIVNDMIKALHLLECLGTLTDKDLKRVFVDSEDLKTKVGGSNTIKLDSSRNQCLQILKSLQKEFSVPKFMDKYSISKFCLQHAYLIFCTASSSAKLHTDGMKPLDILVIDEAAQLKECESAIPLQLPGVRHAILIGDERQLPAMVQSKISKEAEFGRSLFERLVSMGHKKHLLNIQYRMHPSISLFPNTEFYGK